The Aeromicrobium yanjiei genome includes a region encoding these proteins:
- a CDS encoding cation:proton antiporter, translating into MDDLINADFVYLLIGLALLLAVVLPHALRTVALSAPVVLLALGVLAGLLPLPDEVRISPVEDRAVLEHLTEFTVIISLMGVGLALDRPLSFRSWASFKRWGTTWRLLALAMPMSIAVAAWLGWWVLGLAPASAILFGAALAPTDPVLASDVQVEGPTTDAEDATEIDERDEVRFALTSEAGLNDALAFPFVHLAMLVVAATTLGEWGVKWVFMDLVEMTVVGVGVGAVVGWALAKAAFRSSRPSIRTAETGEPLLALAAVLLSYGAAEVVHGYGFLAVFVCAMTLRSMERSADYHALMHEVIERLERLLTLVVLLVLGVAISDGLLESLSWRGVTVGLLLILVVRPVTAWVALRVGPKPVDRVGDDHLGPRERLATAFFGIRGIGSIYYLAYATGREDFSDVDTLWSTTAFVIAVSVVLHGVTATPVMRWLDRHREAAAR; encoded by the coding sequence GTGGATGACCTGATCAACGCCGACTTCGTCTACCTCCTGATCGGGTTGGCCCTCCTGCTGGCAGTGGTCCTGCCGCACGCCTTGCGGACGGTAGCCCTGTCAGCACCGGTCGTCCTGCTCGCTCTCGGGGTGCTGGCGGGCCTCCTGCCCCTCCCGGACGAGGTGCGGATCAGCCCGGTCGAGGACCGCGCGGTGCTGGAGCACCTGACCGAGTTCACGGTGATCATCTCCCTGATGGGGGTGGGCCTCGCGCTCGATCGCCCGCTCAGCTTCCGCTCCTGGGCCTCGTTCAAGCGGTGGGGGACCACGTGGCGCCTCCTCGCACTGGCCATGCCGATGTCGATCGCCGTCGCGGCGTGGTTGGGTTGGTGGGTGCTGGGGCTGGCACCGGCTTCGGCGATCCTGTTCGGTGCCGCTCTGGCCCCGACCGATCCCGTGCTCGCCTCGGACGTGCAGGTCGAGGGACCCACGACCGACGCCGAGGACGCGACCGAGATCGACGAGCGCGACGAGGTGCGGTTCGCGCTGACGTCCGAAGCAGGTCTCAACGACGCCCTCGCGTTCCCGTTCGTCCACCTCGCGATGCTCGTCGTGGCCGCCACCACGCTCGGGGAGTGGGGCGTCAAGTGGGTCTTCATGGACCTGGTCGAGATGACCGTCGTGGGCGTCGGTGTCGGGGCGGTCGTCGGCTGGGCGCTCGCCAAGGCGGCATTCCGGTCGAGTCGCCCGTCGATCCGCACGGCCGAGACGGGCGAGCCGCTCCTGGCTCTCGCTGCGGTGCTCCTGTCGTACGGCGCCGCCGAGGTCGTGCACGGCTACGGCTTCCTGGCCGTCTTCGTCTGCGCCATGACCTTGCGGTCGATGGAGCGCAGCGCCGACTATCACGCCCTCATGCACGAGGTGATCGAGCGGCTGGAGCGGCTGCTCACCCTCGTGGTCCTGCTCGTGCTCGGGGTCGCGATCTCCGACGGCCTCCTGGAGTCGCTCAGCTGGCGCGGAGTCACGGTGGGCCTGCTGCTGATCCTGGTCGTCCGACCGGTCACGGCCTGGGTCGCGCTTCGGGTGGGACCGAAGCCCGTCGACCGGGTCGGCGATGACCACCTCGGACCACGGGAGCGGCTCGCGACGGCCTTCTTCGGCATCCGCGGCATCGGCTCGATCTACTACCTCGCGTACGCAACGGGGCGCGAGGACTTCAGCGACGTCGACACGTTGTGGTCGACCACCGCCTTCGTCATCGCGGTCTCGGTCGTGCTCCACGGGGTGACCGCGACACCCGTGATGCGCTGGCTGGACCGGCACCGGGAGGCGGCAGCGCGGTGA
- a CDS encoding Fpg/Nei family DNA glycosylase: MPELPEVNALVEFLDEQMTGAAVAAVELASFAVLKTYDPPVSALQGMEVTGVTRHGKFIDIDVSGIHVIVHLAKAGWLRWSDKLPETKLKLGASNIAARVRLDRGDGPTIGFDVTEAGTRKGLAMYVVNDPADVAGIAALGPDPLAPGFELRPLLARRMQVKRLLRDQKIIAGVGNAYSDEILQAAKLSPFAIAESLGEEEIDRLEAAVQSVLREAVEEARGKPADELKDDKRTRMRVHGRAGETCPVCGDTVLEVVYADSSLQYCPTCQTGGKPLKDRSTSKFLK; this comes from the coding sequence ATGCCCGAGCTGCCCGAGGTCAACGCACTGGTCGAGTTCCTCGACGAGCAGATGACGGGTGCCGCCGTCGCCGCCGTCGAGCTGGCGTCTTTCGCGGTGCTCAAGACGTACGACCCGCCGGTCTCGGCGCTGCAGGGCATGGAGGTCACCGGGGTCACGCGACACGGCAAGTTCATCGACATCGACGTGAGCGGGATCCACGTGATCGTGCACCTCGCGAAGGCCGGTTGGCTGCGGTGGTCGGACAAGCTTCCCGAGACCAAGCTCAAGCTGGGCGCCAGCAACATCGCCGCGCGGGTGCGGCTGGACCGCGGGGACGGCCCGACCATCGGCTTCGACGTCACCGAGGCAGGCACCCGCAAGGGCTTGGCCATGTACGTCGTCAACGACCCGGCGGACGTTGCAGGCATCGCAGCCCTCGGCCCGGATCCGCTCGCGCCGGGCTTCGAGCTGCGTCCGCTCCTGGCGAGGCGGATGCAGGTCAAGCGGCTGTTGCGGGACCAGAAGATCATCGCGGGGGTCGGCAACGCGTACAGCGACGAGATCCTCCAGGCCGCGAAGCTGTCGCCGTTCGCGATCGCCGAGAGCCTCGGCGAGGAGGAGATCGACCGGCTCGAGGCAGCGGTGCAGAGCGTCCTGCGCGAGGCCGTCGAGGAGGCGCGCGGCAAGCCCGCCGACGAGCTCAAGGACGACAAGCGGACTCGCATGCGCGTCCACGGACGCGCGGGGGAGACGTGCCCGGTGTGCGGTGACACCGTGCTCGAGGTGGTCTACGCCGACTCGTCCCTGCAGTACTGCCCCACCTGCCAGACCGGCGGCAAGCCGCTCAAGGACCGCTCGACCAGCAAGTTCCTCAAGTAA
- a CDS encoding EamA family transporter, giving the protein MAIVLSLVSALAYGVSDFLGGIFSKRASAWQIAVVGQSSSTVFSLAVALVVGGSPTGRDLLFGSLAGLGGGFGAAFLYRGLSSARMGVVAPISAIGAALIPVAVGLLTGDRPSGMALVGVVCAFPAIALISRVVDDDPAHRGGVLDGVLAGVGFGMLFVFLGQIGDDAGLLPLAASQGTSIVAVIVTATVLRQAWFPRDRAAWAAVSMGPLGATAQGAFIYATHHGLLSIVSVISSLYPASTVLLAAVLLRERIHRWQGMGLVFAALAVALVAAG; this is encoded by the coding sequence GTGGCCATCGTCCTGTCCCTCGTCTCGGCGCTCGCGTACGGCGTGTCCGACTTCCTCGGCGGGATCTTCTCCAAACGCGCCTCCGCGTGGCAGATCGCGGTCGTGGGTCAGTCGTCGTCCACCGTCTTCAGCCTCGCGGTCGCCCTCGTGGTCGGCGGCTCCCCCACCGGCCGCGACCTGCTGTTCGGCTCGCTCGCCGGCCTCGGGGGCGGATTCGGTGCGGCCTTCCTCTACCGCGGCCTGTCGAGCGCCCGGATGGGTGTCGTCGCCCCGATCTCGGCCATCGGCGCGGCGCTGATCCCGGTCGCGGTCGGGCTCCTGACCGGGGACCGGCCGTCCGGGATGGCCCTGGTCGGTGTCGTCTGCGCCTTCCCCGCGATCGCGCTGATCTCGCGGGTCGTGGACGACGACCCGGCCCACCGCGGCGGGGTCCTCGACGGCGTGCTGGCCGGGGTGGGCTTCGGGATGCTGTTCGTCTTCCTCGGGCAGATCGGCGACGACGCGGGGCTGCTGCCTCTCGCGGCGTCCCAGGGCACGTCGATCGTCGCGGTCATCGTGACCGCGACCGTGCTGCGCCAGGCCTGGTTCCCGCGCGACCGCGCGGCCTGGGCTGCGGTGTCGATGGGACCCCTCGGCGCGACGGCACAGGGCGCGTTCATCTACGCGACCCACCACGGCCTGCTGTCGATCGTCTCGGTGATCTCGTCGCTCTACCCGGCCAGCACCGTGCTGCTCGCTGCGGTGCTGCTGCGCGAGAGGATCCACCGCTGGCAGGGCATGGGCCTGGTCTTCGCCGCCTTGGCCGTCGCCCTGGTCGCCGCCGGCTGA
- a CDS encoding acyltransferase family protein: protein MAQHRSSRRRLIGGHVLRADVQALRALAVVAVVVYHLWPEALPGGFTGVDVFFVISGFLITDHLAREVDRTGTLDLRRFWAGRARRLLPASLLVLLVTAVAVLLTVPRNLQERFLTEVAASALYVQNWQLARDSVDYLGAENLPSPVQHFWSLSVEEQFYVGLPMVIIVAILAARLFVLDRYRAIFGVLVIVTALSFAYSIHLSSASPGTAYFSTFTRGWEFGLGGIAAFAPPLIATLTRRGLVVVRTAAVLAFAAIIGSMVVIDGDTPFPGWAAAVPVLATVVLMRWGVPTFMTPLGRFAPVALLGRISYSLYLWHWPLIVIVPFITLHPLTTSDKIAIFAAAVILSWLSTRCLEEPIRFWNLPRLRPSHVLGATLAAMAPVMVVALAGRAYVEDVRSDEVTASAKVLDDLPACVGAAAIDADATGCGDPLGRPLTVVDPAVAAQEEPDFRDCWATNGVEELNMCSFGPQTGYDLHLFAVGDSHAAALLETYRYMAEKNDWRIDVAAHAGCYWTAADIDLDGEDQEAACRAWQANLTDHLRESKGTYDAVLTTHATSLRIGDRPEGLSRTETVVWGLVEAWKETDAPVVAIVDNPRSTDTNAQCVERNGVDDPQRCGTSRSYGLRRFDGNAEAVAQSPRAALVDMTDYYCTATRCPSVIGGVSVYRDQTHLTTTYVRTLAPYLDRRVRKALRELEVVPGGR from the coding sequence GTGGCACAGCACCGGTCCAGCCGACGACGCCTGATCGGCGGTCACGTCCTCAGGGCGGACGTCCAGGCGCTGCGTGCCCTCGCGGTGGTGGCGGTCGTGGTCTACCACCTGTGGCCAGAGGCCCTGCCCGGCGGATTCACCGGCGTCGACGTCTTCTTCGTCATCAGCGGGTTCCTCATCACCGACCACCTCGCCCGCGAGGTCGACCGCACGGGCACGCTCGACCTCAGGAGGTTCTGGGCCGGGCGCGCCAGACGGCTGCTGCCCGCCTCCCTGTTGGTCCTGCTCGTCACGGCGGTCGCAGTCCTGCTCACGGTGCCGCGCAACCTTCAGGAGCGGTTCCTGACCGAGGTCGCAGCGTCCGCGCTGTACGTCCAGAACTGGCAGCTCGCCCGCGACTCGGTCGACTACCTCGGGGCGGAGAACCTGCCCTCGCCGGTGCAGCACTTCTGGAGCCTGTCGGTCGAGGAGCAGTTCTACGTGGGTCTGCCGATGGTCATCATCGTCGCGATCCTGGCCGCCCGACTGTTCGTGCTGGACAGGTACCGGGCGATCTTCGGCGTCCTGGTGATCGTCACCGCCCTGTCGTTCGCGTACTCGATCCATCTCAGCTCGGCGAGCCCCGGCACGGCCTACTTCTCGACGTTCACGCGCGGGTGGGAGTTCGGCCTCGGGGGCATCGCGGCGTTCGCTCCGCCGCTGATCGCGACCCTGACGCGCCGCGGTCTCGTCGTGGTCCGCACCGCGGCGGTGCTGGCGTTCGCGGCGATCATCGGCTCGATGGTCGTGATCGACGGCGACACCCCCTTCCCCGGCTGGGCGGCGGCCGTGCCCGTGCTCGCCACCGTGGTGCTGATGCGCTGGGGAGTGCCCACGTTCATGACACCGTTGGGCCGGTTCGCGCCGGTGGCCCTGCTCGGCCGGATCTCGTACTCGCTGTACCTGTGGCACTGGCCCCTCATCGTGATCGTCCCGTTCATCACGCTCCACCCGCTGACGACGTCCGACAAGATCGCGATCTTCGCCGCCGCGGTGATCCTGTCGTGGTTGTCCACGAGGTGCCTCGAGGAGCCGATCCGCTTCTGGAACCTCCCGCGCCTGCGGCCGTCCCACGTGCTGGGGGCGACCCTCGCGGCGATGGCCCCGGTGATGGTCGTGGCGCTCGCCGGGCGCGCGTACGTCGAGGACGTCCGCAGCGACGAGGTCACGGCGTCCGCCAAGGTGCTCGACGACCTCCCGGCCTGCGTCGGGGCCGCGGCGATCGATGCCGACGCCACGGGGTGCGGAGACCCCCTGGGCCGGCCGCTGACGGTCGTCGACCCCGCGGTCGCCGCGCAGGAGGAGCCCGACTTCCGCGACTGCTGGGCGACCAACGGGGTCGAGGAGCTCAACATGTGCTCATTCGGGCCGCAGACGGGCTACGACCTGCATCTGTTCGCGGTCGGCGACTCCCACGCGGCGGCACTGCTGGAGACCTATCGCTACATGGCCGAGAAGAACGACTGGCGCATCGACGTCGCCGCGCACGCCGGCTGCTACTGGACCGCGGCCGACATCGACCTCGACGGCGAGGACCAGGAGGCGGCCTGCCGCGCGTGGCAGGCCAACCTGACCGACCACCTGCGCGAGAGCAAGGGCACGTACGACGCGGTGCTGACCACGCACGCCACGAGCCTGCGGATCGGCGATCGTCCGGAGGGGCTCAGCCGGACCGAGACCGTCGTGTGGGGGCTCGTCGAGGCCTGGAAGGAGACCGACGCCCCCGTCGTCGCGATCGTCGACAACCCCCGCAGTACCGACACCAACGCCCAGTGCGTCGAGCGCAACGGCGTCGACGACCCGCAGCGGTGCGGGACCTCGAGGTCGTACGGCCTTCGGCGGTTCGACGGCAACGCCGAGGCCGTCGCGCAGAGTCCGCGAGCGGCTCTGGTGGACATGACCGACTACTACTGCACCGCGACCCGTTGCCCGTCGGTCATCGGCGGCGTCTCGGTGTATCGCGACCAGACGCACCTGACCACGACGTACGTGCGGACGCTCGCGCCGTACCTCGACCGACGGGTGCGCAAGGCCCTGCGCGAGCTCGAGGTCGTGCCGGGCGGTCGTTGA
- a CDS encoding NADH:flavin oxidoreductase/NADH oxidase: MPALLEPLTLRGVTARNRIWLAPMCQYSAFERDGMPNDWHLVNLGQHAAGGFGLVMTEAAAVVPEGRISPEDVGIWSDEHIAPWRRIVDFVRGQGAVAAVQLAHAGRKASTYSPFGTGTDSVPADDGGWETVGPSALAYEGYAVPRELTTDEVAAIPQAFADAAVRADRAGFDVAELHAAHGYLLHQFVSPLSNHRTDQYGGSFENRTRLIVEVADAVRAVWPEDKPLFVRLSATDWAPDGWDVDQTARLSSVLGEHGVDLVDISSGGLVAHQQITVEPGYQVPFAYEVRKRSGLPVSAVGLITEPAQAEQVLLDGAADAVMLGRVAIREPAWPLRAAHELGVPRDEAPYPPQHERGAWR; this comes from the coding sequence GTGCCTGCTCTCCTTGAACCCCTGACCCTGCGCGGCGTGACCGCGCGCAACCGCATCTGGCTCGCCCCGATGTGCCAGTACAGCGCCTTCGAGCGCGACGGAATGCCGAACGACTGGCACCTCGTCAACCTCGGCCAGCACGCCGCCGGAGGATTCGGCCTGGTGATGACCGAGGCCGCCGCCGTCGTGCCCGAAGGTCGGATCAGCCCCGAGGACGTGGGCATCTGGAGCGATGAGCACATCGCGCCGTGGCGCCGGATCGTCGATTTCGTCCGCGGACAGGGCGCGGTCGCGGCCGTCCAGCTCGCGCACGCGGGCCGGAAGGCCTCGACGTACTCGCCGTTCGGCACCGGCACCGACTCGGTGCCCGCCGACGACGGCGGGTGGGAGACGGTCGGCCCGTCCGCGCTGGCGTACGAGGGATATGCGGTGCCGCGCGAGCTGACGACCGATGAGGTCGCCGCGATCCCGCAGGCGTTCGCGGACGCCGCGGTCCGCGCCGACCGGGCCGGCTTCGACGTCGCCGAGCTGCACGCCGCGCACGGCTACCTGCTGCACCAGTTCGTCTCACCCCTGTCCAACCACCGCACCGACCAGTACGGCGGCTCGTTCGAGAACCGGACGCGCCTGATCGTCGAGGTCGCGGACGCCGTGCGCGCGGTCTGGCCCGAGGACAAGCCGCTGTTCGTACGGCTCTCGGCCACCGACTGGGCGCCCGACGGCTGGGACGTCGACCAGACCGCCCGGCTGTCGAGCGTGCTCGGCGAGCACGGCGTCGACCTGGTGGACATCTCGTCCGGCGGCCTCGTCGCGCACCAGCAGATCACGGTCGAGCCCGGCTACCAGGTCCCGTTCGCGTACGAGGTCCGCAAGCGCAGCGGCCTGCCGGTCTCGGCGGTGGGCCTGATCACCGAGCCGGCGCAGGCCGAGCAGGTGCTGCTCGACGGCGCGGCCGACGCCGTGATGCTCGGCCGGGTCGCGATCCGCGAGCCCGCCTGGCCGCTGCGCGCGGCCCACGAGCTGGGCGTCCCGCGCGACGAGGCGCCGTACCCGCCCCAGCACGAACGCGGCGCCTGGCGCTGA